CGTCGGCCAACGCGTCGACGCTTGAAGCCCAAGCGCCCACGATTGCCCCGCTGGACGTGGCGGCGATCCGCGCCCAATTGGCGGCCGCAGAGCAGGACATGCAAAGCGCCCGCGCTGCGACCAATGACGACGTCGCCCGTCTGGCGCGCCTGTCGCACTAATTCTGGCGCACATTTGAGTTTCGCAACGGGCGTCGGCGCAAGCCGGCGCCCGAAGCATTTTGGCTCACAAGATCGATTGTCCCGTCGCCTTCCAATCCTTCATGAACGCCGCGAGACCCGCGTCGGTCAGGATATGCTTGTAGAGGCTCTTGAACACCGCAGGCGGGATGGTGGCGCAATCGGCCCCCGCCAGAGCGGCATCGCGGACATGCGCGGCGGAGCGGATCGAGGCCGCCAACACTTGCGTGTCGTAGCCGTAATTGTCGTAGATCGCGCGGATTTCGCGGATCAGGCCCATCCCGTCTTGGCCATTATCGTCGAGCCGCCCCAGGAACGGCGAGATGAAGGTGGCGCCGGCTTTCGCCGCCAGCAGCGCCTGCACCGCCGAAAAGCACAAGGTCACGTTCGTCGGCGTCCCCTCGTCTTCCAGGATCTTGCAGGCCTTCAGCCCATCCGGCGTCAGCGGCAGCTTCACGACGATATTGTCCGCCACCGTGCGCAGCTTGCGGCCCTCGGCCAGCATCGTTTCGGTGTCTTGTGCAACAACCTCAGCGCTAATCGGCCCCGGCACGGCGGCACAAATCTCTTTAAGCGCCTCGAAGAACGGCCGGCCCGCCTTGGCGACCAAGGATGGATTCGTCGTAACGCCGTCCACCAGCCCGGTTTCGGCCAGAAGCTTCAGTTCGGCGGCGTCAGCACTATCGATGAAAATCTGCATGGGGAGGCTCCGGGCCGCATGGGCGTGGCGTTAGGCTGCTGATACTCCGCCGCTCGTCCCCGAGCAAAGCACTCGAATCGGGGCATGACACCCCAAAGACCAATACAGAACGTGGACAGAAGGGCAGAATGCGATGGCCGAGCTGATCGAAGGGGTCGAGGCCCGCACCATGGCGAACGCGCTTCGGGCGCTGGCGATGGACGCGGTGCAGAAGGCGAACTCTGGCCACCCCGGCATGCCGATGGGCATGGCCGACGCGGCCACGGTCTTGTTCTCGAAATTCCTCAAGTTCGATCCCGCCGATGCGCAATGGCCGGACCGCGACCGCTTCGTGCTCTCCGCCGGCCACGGCTCGATGCTGCTCTACGGCCTGCTGCACCTGACCGGCTATGCGGACATGACGCTCGAGGAGTTGAAGAATTTCCGTCAGCTCGGCTCCAAGACTGCAGGGCACCCGGAAAATTTCCTCGCCTCCGGCATCGAGACGACGACCGGGCCGCTCGGCCAAGGCTTGGCGAACGCCGTCGGCATGGCGATGGCGGAAGCGCATCTCGCCGCGCGCTTCGGCGATGATCTGATGGACCATCGCACCTGGGTGATCGCCGGCGACGGCTGCTTGATGGAAGGCATCAGCCACGAAGCCATCGCGCTGGCTGGCCGCCAAAAGCTCAACAAGCTGATCGTGATCTGGGATGACAATTCGATTTCGATCGACGGCGCGATTTCCCTTTCGGACACCACCGATCAAAAGATGCGGTTCGAAGCCAGCGGCTGGAACGTGCTCGCCTGCGACGGCCACGATTTCGCGAGCATCGAAAAAGCTTTCGCGGCGGCGCTCAAATCCGACAAGCCGGTGATGATCGCCTGCAAAACCACGATCGGCTTCGGTTCACCCAAGAAGGCCGGCACCCAGCACGCCCACGGCGAACCGCTCGGCGCCGATGAATTGATCGCCACCAAAGCCAAGCTCGGCTGGACGCACGGCCCGTTTGAAATTCCGGACGACATTCGCGCCGCCTGGAAAAAAATCGGCGGTCGTGGCGCAAGCGTCCGCGAAGCCTGGAAAGCCAAGCTCGACAAATCGACGCACAAGAAAGCGCTCAAAGCGGCGTTCTCGAATGACAACATCGACGCCGCCATCGAAGCGCTCGCGCTGCACGCGGAGAAAATGGCCAACGACAAGCCGTCGCTCGCCACGCGCGCGTCCTCCGGACACGCCATCGACGCGATGTGGGAAGCCTGCCCCGAATTGCTCGGCGGCTCGGCCGATCTCACCGGCTCGAACCTCACCCGCGCCAAGGCCGCGAAGGATTTCACGCCGGAAGATCGCGCCGGCCGCTACGTGCGCTACGGCATTCGCGAGCACGGCATGGCCGCGGCCATGAACGGCATGGCGCTGCACGGCGGCGTGATCCCGTTCGGCGGCACGTTCCTCACGTTCTCGGATTACTCGCGCCCCGCGATCCGCCTTGCCGCGCTCATGGGCACGCGCGTGATCCATGTGATGACGCATGATTCAATCGGCCTTGGCGAAGATGGACCCACGCACCAGGCCGTCGAGCACGTCGCCGCGTTGCGCGCGATCCCAAACCTCGCCGTGTTCCGTCCCGCCGACGCTGTGGAGGCTGCCGAGTGTTGGCAAGCTGCGCTTGCCAACGAGAGCGGCCCGAGCGTTCTCGCGCTCTCCCGGCAAGCCGTGCCGGCGCTGCGCACGGACGCGAGCGAGAACCTTTCGATGCGCGGCGCTTATGAGCTTCTTCCGGCCGAAGGCGGATCTTCAAAGGTCGCGCTGTTCGCCACCGGCACGGAAGTGTCCATCGCCGTGAAGGCGCGCGAATTGCTGCAGGCGGAAGGCATCCCTGTCCGCGTGATCTCCGTGCCGTGTTTCGAGCTCTTCGACGCGCAGGACGAAGATTACCAAGACGAACTCATGGGCGACCTCGATGAAGTCCGCATTGGCGTCGAGGCGGCGGTGTCGCAAGGCTGGTACGAGATGTTCGGCCTTAGCGATTTCATCGGCATGAGCGATTTCGGCGTGTCAGCGCCGGCTAAGGACGCCTACGCCCATTTCGGCATTACCGCCGAAGCAATCGCTGCGGCAGCGAAAGCCCTATTGTGATCGCGCCACACTAGCGCCGCCCGCGAAAACCGCCGACAAATACGCCCTAAGGGACATCCCTACGAAGGTCGAAAGCCTTTGGGGACGCAAGACTGAGGCGGTGATGGGTGCGCTGAACAAGGGGCGCGTTGCGCTCCAAGTGCTGATCTTGGCGCTGTTGGGCGCATGCGCGGGAGGCGGCGGAGGGGGCGGTGGCGGCGGCGGTGGTACGAGCCCTGTCATCACGCCACCACCACCACCGCCACCACCCGGTACGCCGCGCCCACCGCCTGTGTCAGTGCCCACGCTGCCGCCGGCCGCTGCGCCGGGGAGCTTCCCCGCATCCAATTCGACCGAGTTCCTCGCCAATTGGGGGCCCGGCGGCATCAACGTCGAATCTGCTTGGCGCTATCAGAACGCGCACGGAGAAGGCGTTGTCATTGGCGTGATCGATGACGGCATCGATCCAAACCACCCAGAACTCATCGGCCGCGTCGACACCGTGAACTCGCGCGACATCGTCGGCGCGCGCAACGCGCTGACGACGACGCAGTC
This window of the alpha proteobacterium U9-1i genome carries:
- a CDS encoding transaldolase — its product is MQIFIDSADAAELKLLAETGLVDGVTTNPSLVAKAGRPFFEALKEICAAVPGPISAEVVAQDTETMLAEGRKLRTVADNIVVKLPLTPDGLKACKILEDEGTPTNVTLCFSAVQALLAAKAGATFISPFLGRLDDNGQDGMGLIREIRAIYDNYGYDTQVLAASIRSAAHVRDAALAGADCATIPPAVFKSLYKHILTDAGLAAFMKDWKATGQSIL
- a CDS encoding transketolase: MAELIEGVEARTMANALRALAMDAVQKANSGHPGMPMGMADAATVLFSKFLKFDPADAQWPDRDRFVLSAGHGSMLLYGLLHLTGYADMTLEELKNFRQLGSKTAGHPENFLASGIETTTGPLGQGLANAVGMAMAEAHLAARFGDDLMDHRTWVIAGDGCLMEGISHEAIALAGRQKLNKLIVIWDDNSISIDGAISLSDTTDQKMRFEASGWNVLACDGHDFASIEKAFAAALKSDKPVMIACKTTIGFGSPKKAGTQHAHGEPLGADELIATKAKLGWTHGPFEIPDDIRAAWKKIGGRGASVREAWKAKLDKSTHKKALKAAFSNDNIDAAIEALALHAEKMANDKPSLATRASSGHAIDAMWEACPELLGGSADLTGSNLTRAKAAKDFTPEDRAGRYVRYGIREHGMAAAMNGMALHGGVIPFGGTFLTFSDYSRPAIRLAALMGTRVIHVMTHDSIGLGEDGPTHQAVEHVAALRAIPNLAVFRPADAVEAAECWQAALANESGPSVLALSRQAVPALRTDASENLSMRGAYELLPAEGGSSKVALFATGTEVSIAVKARELLQAEGIPVRVISVPCFELFDAQDEDYQDELMGDLDEVRIGVEAAVSQGWYEMFGLSDFIGMSDFGVSAPAKDAYAHFGITAEAIAAAAKALL